A window of the Lactuca sativa cultivar Salinas chromosome 5, Lsat_Salinas_v11, whole genome shotgun sequence genome harbors these coding sequences:
- the LOC111899116 gene encoding sucrose synthase, which produces MAEKVFTRSHSFRERLDSTLASRRNETLKVLARIESHGKGILKPHQLMDAFNAVCTEDSEFYDSSFREVLKSTQEAIVLPPWVAFSIRLRPGVWEYIKVDVNALVIEELSVPEYLHLKEELVDGSSHDNFVLELDFKPFTASFPRPTLTKSIGNGVEFLNRHLSAKMFHDKNTMNPLLDFLRTHAHKGKTMMLNDRIQNLKALQSVLRKSSEYLSTLDATTPYSEFEHKFQEIGLERGWGDKAEGVVEMIHMLLDLLEAPDASTLQKFLGRIPMVFNVVILSPHGYFAQENVLGYPDTGGQIVYILDQVPALEREMLKRIKEQGLDIVPRILIVTRLLPDAVGTTCGQRLEKVFGAEHSHILRVPFRNEKGILRKWISRFEVWPYIENFTEDVAKEVTAELQAKPDLIIGNYSDGNLVASLLAHKLGVTQCTIAHALEKTKYPDSDIYWKNFDEKYHFSSQFTADLIAMNHTDFIITSTFQEIAGSKDTVGQYESHTAFTMPGLYRVVHGIDVFDPKFNIVSPGADMGIYYSYTEKEKRLTSLHPEIDDLLFSSVENEEHLCVLKDKNKPILFTMARLDNVKNLTGLVEWYAKNDRLRELVNLVVVGGDRRKESKDLEEQAQMKKMYDLIEEYKLNGQFRWISSQMNRVRNGELYRVIADTRGAFIQPAFYEAFGLTVVEAMACGLPTFATLHGGPAEIIVHGKSGFHIDPYHGDQVTELLVKFFEKTKADPSHWDAISKGSEQRIQEKYTWQIYSDRLLTLAGVYGFWKHVSKLDRLEIRRYLEMFFALKYRNLAESVPLAVDE; this is translated from the exons ATGGCGGAAAAAGTTTTCACCCGTTCACACAGTTTCCGAGAGCGTCTGGATTCTACTCTTGCATCCCGTCGTAATGAAACCCTAAAGGTTCTTGCAAG GATCGAAAGCCATGGAAAAGGAATATTGAAGCCTCATCAACTCATGGATGCGTTTAATGCAGTCTGCACAGAGGATTCCGAATTCTATGATAGTTCCTTTCGTGAAGTTCTCAAATCAACACAG GAAGCTATAGTGTTGCCTCCATGGGTTGCATTTTCTATTCGTTTGAGACCTGGTGTTTGGGAATATATAAAAGTTGATGTAAATGCACTGGTCATTGAAGAATTAAGCGTTCCTGAATATCTTCACTTGAAAGAAGAACTCGTTGATGGAtc CTCCCATGACAACTTTGTACTGGAATTGGACTTCAAACCATTTACCGCTTCTTTCCCTCGCCCAACCCTAACCAAGTCCATTGGAAACGGGGTTGAGTTTCTGAACAGGCATCTCTCTGCCAAAATGTTTCATGACAAAAATACCATGAACCCTCTACTTGATTTCCTTCGTACCCACGCCCACAAGGGAAAG ACGATGATGCTGAATGACAGAATCCAAAACCTGAAAGCTCTTCAATCTGTGTTAAGAAAATCATCTGAGTACCTATCTACGCTCGATGCCACCACTCCATACTCTGAATTCGAACATAAGTTTCAAGAGATTGGATTGGAGAGAGGTTGGGGTGATAAAGCAGAGGGTGTCGTGGAGATGATCCATATGCTACTTGATCTTCTGGAAGCTCCTGATGCAAGCACTCTCCAGAAATTTCTTGGAAGAATTCCTATGGTTTTCAATGTCGTTATTCTTTCTCCCCATGGCTACTTCGCTCAAGAAAACGTTTTAGGCTACCCGGACACTGGTGGTCAAATTGTTTACATTCTCGATCAAGTTCCTGCTTTAGAACGTGAGATGCTCAAGAGGATTAAAGAGCAAGGACTTGATATTGTTCCCCGTATTCTCATC GTGACGAGGCTCCTCCCTGACGCCGTCGGAACCACCTGCGGGCAGCGACTTGAGAAGGTGTTCGGAGCAGAGCACTCTCATATTCTTCGAGTTCCGTTTAGAAACGAAAAAGGTATTCTTCGTAAATGGATCTCTCGCTTTGAGGTGTGGCCATACATCGAGAATTTCACTGAGGATGTTGCCAAAGAAGTCACCGCCGAGTTGCAGGCAAAACCCGATTTGATCATCGGAAACTACAGTGACGGGAACCTTGTCGCTTCTTTGCTCGCTCACAAATTGGGTGTAACTCAATGCACAATCGCTCATGCCCTTGAGAAAACCAAATACCCTGATTCTGATATCTACTGGAAGAACTTCGATGAGAAATACCATTTCTCCTCTCAGTTTACTGCTGATCTTATCGCCATGAATCACACCGACTTCATCATCACCAGTACCTTCCAAGAAATCGCCGGAAG taAGGACACAGTTGGACAGTATGAGAGCCATACAGCTTTCACAATGCCTGGATTATACAGAGTCGTCCATGGAATCGATGTCTTCGACCCTAAATTCAACATCGTTTCACCCGGTGCTGATATGGGGATCTACTACTCTTACACTGAGAAAGAAAAGAGGCTCACATCACTCCACCCTGAAATCGACGATCTCCTCTTCAGTTCCGTCGAGAACGAAGAACACTT ATGTGTGTTGAAAGACAAAAACAAGCCGATTCTATTCACAATGGCTCGACTGGACAATGTGAAGAACTTGACCGGACTTGTGGAGTGGTACGCGAAAAACGATCGCCTTCGTGAGCTGGTGAATCTGGTGGTGGTCGGCGGTGACCGGAGGAAGGAATCGAAGGATCTGGAAgagcaagctcagatgaagaAGATGTACGATTTAATCGAGGAGTACAAGCTCAACGGGCAGTTTAGATGGATTTCTTCACAGATGAACCGGGTCCGAAACGGTGAGTTGTATCGTGTGATTGCTGATACGAGAGGCGCTTTTATTCAGCCGGCGTTTTATGAAGCCTTTGGGTTGACGGTGGTGGAGGCCATGGCGTGTGGGCTGCCGACGTTTGCAACGCTTCACGGTGGTCCGGCGGAAATCATTGTTCATGGAAAATCCGGGTTTCATATTGACCCGTATCATGGGGACCAGGTGACTGAGCTTCTTGTCAAGTTCTTTGAGAAGACCAAAGCTGATCCTTCTCATTGGGATGCCATTTCCAAGGGTTCGGAGCAGCGCATTCAGGAGAA ATACACGTGGCAGATATACTCAGATAGGCTATTGACGCTTGCTGGAGTTTATGGATTCTGGAAACACGTGTCGAAGCTTGACAGGCTTGAGATTCGTCGCTATCTTGAAATGTTTTTTGCTCTCAAATATCgcaatttg GCTGAATCTGTGCCGTTGGCTGTTGATGAGTAA